Proteins found in one Gigantopelta aegis isolate Gae_Host chromosome 12, Gae_host_genome, whole genome shotgun sequence genomic segment:
- the LOC121386788 gene encoding uncharacterized protein LOC121386788: MTAAAVCNTIESKEALQQELRTRGLLGVPGTALVTSPTLSDNSQTNSLSSPATSDGQTHTLLGFNQKRVPNCVSASVLLGVSQEHATNNALSSSCSSSTSSLLMNGENQQNAPCTQMTSYSISIPKHQHKIENASASTQFAGLMFNPAFTPNCTSSSHTISDLSHASLPTSRMSNRKAGFHRPVTQINTSVIQPVRAFNPVSTSKLYLLPVSASNTLPASSAHVILVPAFTSNCVPASSCNFQSPPQSVEAFRPMQLPVSVVQPDVNTDQAIRHRFPVLLHRISNNFPNTTFTNPNSIGQGVPLRTYLPNGEVPASSFNVSQDVMMKNIINTDINKSNDASHAVLHQVNGVNRFKPHSSELKHHADIQNPCTLIPVTSNSQMQHASPSFSIPCIKYTDFGSRSCLSRETVTMATNKAQSSVGGYGQMSVSNAGITGVRNKKSTYLFVAGDQHVVKATTVVSMDLNDVVASQTDKTSCCDVTGDAPSLVITNVVGGNEAKKMVEISKFEICVDSSNGEMEEAEEFCIAGGSIQNVLVQGDQVSLTTQAVQLEVHIEGDVYKGKLPGSSKGRNSITTSESPKGSNSVTKCKASSPCSLENVNKNQRCSLSDSSSGSHVSYLSGSNSTNTDTISANVCSSNGITIKKEQIWCSSSIENLPDVHCPVLPSFPNSTKRDTNIREQGTETERRVVVHGITCDGIPSIQTSLVNRVSGDRPSSTGAAVASVARDRIHRQIRSKSSNNKYNYKHYPDSTVSVDTNGKDEPSGIVHMIASGVDGRKSPIDPLTCCVCDVSLSTHQRLKRHLRSHYGYDPFKCLECYKVFCNMRELDKHIPQHEGVNPFVCIHCGQCFILKRNHDVHLQLHIENSLKDGSCCVCDEMFESYGPLVDHLKTHSDAQSLSCKHCGKRLPTGIDLLIHTRSHNHLQINKDVSFSRKISTKSKRFSAKSDLNGHFSSHRADDKNDVTIDVTNSRQGIPKKTDSRDSRTMRTKRKSLTCNICGKTFEKATDIVAHRFQHVGERDADRKYECEECGSRFKRSWHLKEHQRRHTGVKYYGCSVCGEKFKRSNQMTKHKKGHFTASNR, translated from the coding sequence ATGACTGCAGCTGCTGTCTGCAATACAATTGAAAGCAAAGAAGCACTACAGCAAGAGTTGAGAACAAGAGGACTGTTGGGTGTTCCTGGTACTGCCTTGGTCACATCGCCTACTTTGTCAGACAATAGCCAAACAAATTCATTATCTTCTCCAGCTACAAGTGATGGCCAAACACACACTCTTTTGGGTTTTAACCAAAAACGTGTTCCAAATTGTGTTTCAGCATCAGTTTTGCTAGGTGTTAGCCAAGAACATGCCACAAATAATGCCCTTTCTTCAAGTTGTAGTTCCAGTACCTCATCTCTACTAATGAATGgagaaaaccaacaaaatgcTCCATGtactcaaatgacgtcatattcgATAAGTATTCCCAAGCATCAACATAAAATAGAAAATGCATCGGCATCAACCCAGTTTGCTGGGTTAATGTTCAACCCAGCATTTACTCCCAATTGCACCTCATCATCACACACCATTTCTGACCTCAGCCATGCTTCTCTTCCTACCAGTAGAATGTCAAACCGCAAGGCTGGATTCCACCGTCCAGTTACACAGATTAACACATCTGTTATACAACCTGTGCGTGCTTTCAACCCAGTATCTACTTCCAAGTTGTATCTACTACCTGTATCAGCATCTAATACTTTACCTGCATCATCTGCACATGTTATACTTGTACCTGCATTTACTTCCAATTGTGTACCCGCATCTTCTTGCAATTTCCAATCTCCACCACAGTCTGTGGAAGCATTCCGTCCTATGCAATTACCAGTTTCTGTGGTCCAGCCAGATGTAAACACTGATCAAGCCATTCGACACAGATTCCCTGTGCTGTTGCATAGGATTTCAAATAACTTTCCAAACACGACATTTACAAACCCAAACAGCATAGGACAAGGTGTTCCACTTCGTACTTACCTTCCTAATGGCGAGGTTCCAGCTAGTTCATTTAATGTCAGTCAGGATGtaatgatgaaaaacataataaataccGACATAAACAAATCAAATGATGCATCGCATGCTGTACTGCATCAGGTGAATGGTGTCAATCGGTTCAAGCCACACTCAAGTGAGTTGAAGCACCATGCGGATATTCAAAACCCATGCACCTTAATTCCTGTGACATCCAATTCCCAGATGCAACATGCTTCACCATCTTTTAGCATTCCATGTATAAAGTATACCGACTTTGGATCACGAAGTTGTCTTTCTCGTGAAACTGTTACAATGGCTACTAATAAAGCACAGAGTTCTGTTGGTGGATATGGTCAGATGTCCGTATCAAATGCAGGAATTACTGGTGTTAGAAATAAGAAATCAACTTATCTGTTCGTGGCAGGTGATCAACATGTAGTGAAGGCAACCACTGTGGTTTCCATGGATCTGAATGATGTCGTCGCATCACAAACTGACAAAACGTCATGTTGTGATGTAACAGGAGATGCACCATCTCTTGTTATCACTAATGTGGTTGGTGGAAATGAAGCAAAGAAAATGGTGGAgataagtaaatttgaaatctGTGTAGATTCGTCAAATGGTGAGATGGAAGAGGCTGAGGAATTCTGTATTGCTGGAGGTTctattcaaaatgttttggttCAAGGTGATCAGGTGTCCTTGACAACTCAGGCTGTGCAGCTGGAGGTTCATATAGAAGGAGACGTGTATAAAGGGAAATTACCCGGGAGTTCCAAGGGCAGAAACTCCATCACAACGTCCGAAAGTCCCAAAGGCAGTAACTCCGTCACAAAGTGCAAAGCATCCAGTCCTTGTTCTttggaaaatgtaaacaaaaatcaGAGATGTTCATTGTCAGATTCTTCCTCTGGGTCTCATGTATCTTACTTAAGTGGTTCCAATTCTACAAACACGGATACCATTTCAGCTAACGTATGTTCCTCGAATGGAATAACAATAAAGAAAGAACAAATATGGTGTTCTTCCAGTATTGAAAATTTACCTGATGTCCATTGTCCAGTACTTCCCAGTTTTCCAAATTCTACTAAACGTGACACTAATATTCGAGAACAAGGAACTGAAACTGAGAGAAGAGTTGTGGTACATGGTATTACCTGTGATGGAATACCATCCATACAAACCAGCCTAGTAAACCGTGTTTCCGGTGATAGGCCATCATCCACAGGTGCTGCTGTAGCTAGCGTTGCCAGAGACAGGATACATAGACAAATTCGTTCAAAAAGCAGCAACaacaaatacaattacaaaCATTATCCAGACAGTACTGTGAGTGTCGACACAAACGGTAAGGATGAACCCTCTGGAATCGTTCATATGATAGCTTCTGGTGTGGATGGAAGGAAATCGCCCATCGATCCGTTAACgtgctgtgtgtgtgatgtatcaTTGTCCACACACCAGCGACTCAAAAGGCACCTACGTTCGCATTACGGTTACGACCCGTTCAAGTGTTTGGAGTGTTACAAGGTTTTCTGCAACATGAGAGAGCTGGACAAGCATATTCCCCAACACGAAGGTGTCAATCCGTTTGTATGTATTCACTGTGGACAATGCTTTATTCTGAAACGGAACCATGACGTACACCTGCAGCTACACATTGAGAATAGTCTGAAAGATGGTTCATGTTGTGTTTGTGACGAAATGTTTGAATCATACGGACCTCTAGTGGATCACCTCAAAACGCACTCTGATGCTCAAAGTCTGTCGTGCAAGCACTGTGGGAAACGACTACCCACTGGCATTGATCTGTTAATCCACACTCGATCTCACAACcatttacaaataaacaaagacGTCAGCTTCAGCCGTAAAATTAGCACTAAGAGTAAGAGATTTTCAGCTAAAAGTGACCTCAACGGTCATTTCAGCTCGCACCGTGCAGACGATAAAAATGACGTCACAATTGATGTCACCAATTCAAGACAAGGGATTCCTAAAAAGACTGACAGTCGTGATTCTAGAACCATGCGCACCAAACGGAAATCGCTGACGTGCAATATCTGTGGCAAGACGTTTGAGAAAGCGACAGACATTGTAGCTCATCGTTTCCAGCACGTGGGTGAACGGGATGCAGACAGGAAGTACGAGTGTGAGGAGTGTGGAAGCAGGTTCAAAAGAAGCTGGCACCTGAAGGAACACCAACGTCGTCACACCGGGGTCAAGTACTATGGATGCAGCGTGTGTGGGGAGAAGTTCAAACGATCCAACCAGATGACCAAACACAAAAAAGGACATTTCACTGCCAGTAATAGATGA